A region from the Citrobacter telavivensis genome encodes:
- a CDS encoding fimbria/pilus outer membrane usher protein produces MTQGSSAARHTLSLLAASVLLSFSCVAQAEESDREYESIFLRRDKNGASPDIFRYKNTLTPGMKHVEVVVNDRIVDARDIRFVADHESGEVRPCLTRYLLSEAGVKTELYDNWQTKLKEDDNDDTRPAVCDDPAQRIPAARVFYDDARQQLRLTLPQEAVSSQRFQMVPPVLWDDGTPALRTAYSGYFYSSRQKNSRHSDDHNTRNSAFVSLNSTASAGPWRLYSFDTFIKNPWQGWQKNHDRLYAERNIIPLRARLSVGDIYTYTAGNIMGVIPLRGVTLRTSERMMLESQFSYAPVIRGTARTNARLIIRQRGHIIDSRTLTPGPFAIDDMYAGQTGADLEVTVEETDGTRQQFTVPYTSLPNMIRPGAMRYSLSAGEYRNSGGSDRPLLGAVSLERGFEAFTLNTTGLGAAHYQSLAVGVAWNVGRIGAFALDLAQSRYSLALTRGEDRETRNGSAVRMLYARQFDSTNTGLRILGYQYRSEHFLSFDEFTGRNTYRKREPAYGYDGTLYKPDEYYESGDALWNKRRRSRLEVNINQGMQDYGSLYLTLSQDRYYGTSRRSTSASAGYGFMLGKASVSLSYSYTKNGGDYDDNMLNLSVSMPLGRGSSNVQASYNLVRDSDQHYSQSLGLSGSSQTSPFNWGLNVQKDPRNRYSESASLGYRTSLASLNSTLSHSSYADQFSAGMSGGVLLYKGGAILAPRMGDTIGIVETPGAADIGVPGGNKTDRWGRAIINHLSPYRYNTVSLDTTDAQTVELPETGRKVVPTEGAAILLRFATRVGRRAMVVIGGSHTVPVGAMVRVEGQNEEAGIVGNNGLTYLTGLDARRDETLIVSWGQEKRQCRFSLPKPAAEQWHTRIPVNCR; encoded by the coding sequence ATGACTCAGGGAAGCTCAGCTGCCAGGCACACACTGTCATTATTGGCTGCATCCGTATTGCTGTCGTTTTCTTGTGTCGCCCAGGCGGAGGAAAGCGACCGCGAGTATGAGAGTATTTTCCTGCGCCGGGATAAAAACGGCGCATCGCCGGATATCTTTCGCTACAAAAACACGCTGACGCCAGGAATGAAGCACGTCGAGGTGGTGGTGAATGACCGCATTGTGGACGCCCGCGATATCCGTTTTGTCGCTGACCACGAATCCGGGGAGGTCAGGCCCTGCCTGACCCGCTATCTCCTTAGTGAAGCAGGGGTGAAGACGGAGCTGTATGACAACTGGCAGACCAAACTAAAAGAGGACGATAACGACGATACCCGCCCCGCCGTCTGCGACGATCCCGCACAGCGCATTCCTGCCGCCCGGGTATTCTACGATGATGCGCGCCAGCAACTGCGCCTGACCCTGCCCCAAGAAGCGGTCAGCAGTCAACGCTTTCAGATGGTGCCGCCAGTCCTCTGGGATGACGGCACGCCGGCGCTCAGAACGGCTTACAGCGGGTATTTCTACAGCAGCCGACAGAAAAATTCGAGGCATTCTGACGATCACAATACCCGCAATAGTGCCTTCGTGAGCCTGAATAGCACGGCCAGTGCCGGCCCCTGGCGATTGTACAGTTTTGACACCTTCATCAAAAATCCCTGGCAGGGTTGGCAGAAAAATCACGACCGGCTGTATGCGGAGCGCAACATCATACCCTTGCGGGCACGACTCTCCGTTGGTGATATCTACACGTACACCGCCGGCAATATCATGGGGGTCATTCCCCTGCGGGGCGTCACCCTGCGGACCAGCGAGCGCATGATGCTGGAATCGCAGTTCAGTTATGCCCCCGTTATCCGCGGAACCGCCCGCACCAACGCCCGACTTATCATCCGCCAGCGAGGACACATTATCGACAGTCGGACGCTGACGCCCGGTCCCTTTGCCATTGATGACATGTACGCCGGACAGACGGGGGCCGACCTCGAAGTGACGGTGGAAGAAACGGACGGCACTCGCCAGCAGTTCACCGTGCCCTATACCTCGCTGCCGAACATGATACGACCGGGGGCAATGCGTTACAGCTTGTCCGCGGGGGAATACCGGAACAGCGGCGGGAGTGACCGCCCCTTGCTGGGGGCAGTCAGTCTGGAGCGGGGGTTTGAAGCATTCACGCTCAACACCACTGGACTGGGGGCGGCGCATTACCAGTCCCTTGCCGTGGGAGTTGCCTGGAACGTGGGGCGCATCGGCGCTTTCGCGCTGGACCTGGCGCAGTCGCGTTATTCCCTGGCACTTACTCGGGGAGAGGACAGGGAAACCCGTAACGGCAGTGCGGTACGCATGCTGTATGCCAGACAGTTTGACAGCACAAACACCGGTCTTCGCATTCTCGGCTACCAGTACCGCTCTGAGCACTTTCTCTCCTTTGACGAATTCACCGGCCGCAATACGTACCGTAAGCGGGAACCCGCATACGGCTACGATGGGACCCTTTATAAGCCGGATGAATACTACGAGTCGGGGGATGCCCTGTGGAACAAACGGCGCCGGAGCCGGCTTGAGGTCAACATCAACCAGGGGATGCAGGACTACGGCAGCCTGTATCTTACCCTGAGTCAGGACCGTTACTACGGCACCTCGCGTCGGAGTACCAGCGCGTCTGCCGGTTATGGCTTCATGCTGGGAAAGGCGAGTGTCAGCCTGTCATATTCGTATACCAAAAACGGCGGTGACTATGATGACAATATGCTCAACCTCAGCGTCAGTATGCCGCTGGGCCGGGGAAGCAGTAACGTCCAGGCCAGTTACAACCTTGTGCGTGACAGTGACCAGCACTACAGCCAGTCACTGGGGTTGTCAGGCAGCAGCCAGACCAGCCCCTTCAACTGGGGGCTGAATGTGCAGAAGGACCCGCGTAACCGTTACAGTGAATCCGCCTCACTAGGGTACCGCACATCCCTGGCCTCATTGAACTCCACACTCAGCCACAGTTCATACGCGGACCAGTTCTCGGCGGGGATGTCGGGCGGGGTGCTGCTGTATAAGGGAGGCGCAATTCTGGCACCGCGGATGGGGGACACCATCGGTATTGTGGAGACGCCGGGCGCAGCAGATATCGGTGTGCCGGGGGGGAACAAAACAGACCGGTGGGGCCGTGCGATCATCAACCATCTGAGTCCTTATCGTTATAACACTGTGAGTCTGGACACCACGGACGCGCAGACGGTTGAACTGCCGGAGACCGGACGGAAGGTGGTGCCAACGGAGGGGGCGGCGATCCTGCTGCGCTTCGCCACACGTGTGGGCCGCCGGGCGATGGTGGTTATCGGCGGGTCGCACACGGTGCCGGTGGGTGCCATGGTCAGGGTGGAAGGTCAGAATGAAGAGGCGGGCATTGTGGGCAATAACGGGCTGACCTACCTGACGGGACTCGATGCGCGGCGGGATGAGACGCTCATTGTGTCATGGGGTCAGGAAAAACGGCAGTGCCGGTTCAGTCTGCCGAAACCGGCAGCAGAACAGTGGCACACGCGGATACCGGTGAACTGCCGGTAA
- a CDS encoding fimbria/pilus periplasmic chaperone encodes MKSGNPVAGSVKEEMMSQTTVNRMKKAAGIAVLTGVWILPADAAAAVRPALTRIVAYAADKETAIEVKNESQESYLVQSWLEDLKGNENNLPLVLTPPVMKVGGGQDGRLRLVVLPAEIPQDRESAYWLSIQEIPPKAKDSKDNKLIIAIRNRLKVFVRPAGLKGEASEAVKSLRWTVEDGGSCLKADNPTPYHVSFGRLELKAGGGAGVTPEDRIEMTLPLGSRCYTVPERLKGKRATLTYSAMNDYGGETDVLTTEVQL; translated from the coding sequence ATGAAAAGCGGGAACCCCGTGGCAGGGTCAGTAAAGGAGGAAATGATGTCACAGACAACGGTAAACAGAATGAAGAAGGCGGCAGGTATTGCCGTTCTGACAGGCGTATGGATCCTTCCGGCAGATGCTGCGGCGGCGGTGCGGCCAGCACTGACGCGGATAGTGGCGTATGCCGCAGACAAAGAGACGGCAATAGAAGTGAAGAACGAGAGCCAGGAAAGCTATCTCGTCCAGTCCTGGCTGGAAGACCTGAAGGGAAACGAGAACAACCTGCCCCTGGTCCTGACGCCGCCGGTGATGAAGGTGGGTGGGGGTCAGGACGGACGTCTGCGCCTGGTAGTGCTCCCCGCGGAAATCCCGCAGGACCGTGAGTCGGCGTACTGGTTGTCGATACAGGAAATCCCGCCGAAGGCGAAGGACAGTAAGGATAACAAGCTGATTATCGCCATCCGTAACCGACTAAAGGTGTTTGTGCGTCCGGCGGGACTGAAGGGAGAGGCGTCAGAGGCAGTGAAGTCGTTACGCTGGACGGTGGAGGATGGTGGTAGCTGCCTGAAGGCGGACAATCCAACACCGTACCATGTGAGCTTCGGTCGCCTTGAGTTGAAGGCGGGCGGAGGTGCGGGGGTGACGCCGGAGGACAGAATAGAGATGACACTGCCGCTGGGAAGCCGATGTTACACGGTGCCAGAGAGGCTAAAGGGAAAACGGGCGACGCTGACATACAGTGCGATGAATGACTACGGCGGTGAGACGGATGTGCTGACAACAGAGGTACAGTTATGA